The proteins below come from a single Tachypleus tridentatus isolate NWPU-2018 chromosome 13, ASM421037v1, whole genome shotgun sequence genomic window:
- the LOC143237716 gene encoding TNF receptor-associated factor 4-like isoform X2, whose protein sequence is MSSLVYCIHLKKGCKWMDEFRKLQGHLNTCKYDAIPCTNQCAAMIPRLLMEDHLFYTCPKRRTRCKFCNREYSGDTLEGHMSSCQYEPVFCENKCGLKILRRFVTTHQLNECAKRLVACRYCQKEFVYDTLQNHTAKCPRYPVSCPNHCESSKVPREDMEVHLNDHCSSVALYCVFRDMGCKFKGSRLALELHMESSTNVHLDLMSGLVLKQQHQITSLRNVFQNLTLNTSGILLWRVNDYTQKMSEAKSRKSYEISSSPFYTSQYGYKLMATLFLNGNGAGEGSHLSVYIKILPGEYDSLLSWPFSHTVSFTLHDQSASPENAYDIVESFVPDPSWKNFQRPSKEPDSLGYGFPRFVSHETLKKLNYVKDNTLFIKVKANSSKIAEV, encoded by the exons GGCCATTTGAATACGTGTAAATACGATGCAATCCCTTGCACCAATCAGTGCGCAGCTATGATTCCCAGGTTGCTGATGGAAGACCACCTGTTCTATACGTGTCCTAAGCGGAGGACCAGATGTAAATTCTGCAACAGGGAATACAGTGGGGATACATTGGAG GGCCACATGAGTAGTTGCCAGTATGAGCCAGTATTTTGTGAGAATAAATGTGGACTAAAGATTCTGCGAAGATTTGTTACTACTCACCAATTGAATGAATGCGCCAAGAGGCTGGTGGCGTGTCGATATTGCCAGAAGGAGTTTGTTTATGATACATTACAg aaccACACAGCCAAATGTCCCAGGTATCCAGTGTCATGTCCTAACCACTGTGAATCATCGAAGGTCCCCAGAGAAGATATGGAAGTCCATCTGAATGACCACTGTTCATCTGTTGCACTTTATTGTGTTTTCAGAGATATGGGTTGCAAGTTCAAG GGTTCACGTTTAGCTCTGGAGCTACACATGGAGTCAAGTACCAACGTTCACCTCGACCTGATGAGTGGCTTAGTCTTGAAGCAACAACACCAGATCACTTCACTTCGAAATGTGTTTCAGAACCTTACACTTAATACATCTGGAATTCTGCTATGGAGGGTTAATGATTACACCCAGAAGATGTCAGAAGCCAAATCTAGAAAGAGCTACGAGATAAGTAGTTCCCCGTTTTACACTAGCCAATATGGTTACAAACTGATGGCAACTCTTTTCCTGAACGGCAACGGAGCAGGAGAAGGTAGTCACTTGTCTGTGTATATAAAGATTTTGCCAGGAGAATATGATTCCCTCCTTTCTTGGCCCTTTTCACACACTGTTTCTTTCACACTTCATGATCAGTCTGCCTCTCCAGAAAACGCCTATGACATTGTCGAAAGTTTCGTGCCGGACCCTTCCTGGAAAAACTTTCAGAGGCCAAGTAAAGAACCAGACAGTTTAGGCTATGGTTTTCCGAGATTTGTTTCCCACGAAACTCTGAAGAAGCTCAACTATGTAAAAGACAACACACTTTTTATCAAGGTGAAAGCAAACTCTAGTAAAATCGCAGaagtatga